The Anolis carolinensis isolate JA03-04 chromosome 1, rAnoCar3.1.pri, whole genome shotgun sequence genome window below encodes:
- the fut9 gene encoding 4-galactosyl-N-acetylglucosaminide 3-alpha-L-fucosyltransferase 9 isoform X2, translating to MTSSSKGIFRPFLFIFIMLGCFMTCLLIYIKPTNSWISNPIESASSVLKMKNFFSTKSDYINETTILIWVWPFGQTFDLKFCPTFNIHGCHLTTDRTLYNRSHAVLIHHRDISWDLTNLPQQPRPSFQKWIWMNLESPTHTPQKAGIEHLFNLTLTYRRDSDIQVPYGFMMVNTNSFLFEMPNKERLVCWVVSNWNPEHARVKYYNELSKYLEIHTYGQAFGDYVSDKNLIPTISTCKFYLSFENSIHKDYITEKLYNAFLAGSVPIVLGPPRENYENYIPASSFIHVEDFLSPRDLSEYLLMLDKNDKLYISYFNWRKDFSVRLPRFWESHACLACDHVKRHQEYKSVGNLEKWFWN from the coding sequence ATGACATCATCATCCAAAGGGATTTTCCGGCCATTTCTATTTATCTTTATTATGCTGGGCTGCTTTATGACATGCCTGCTTATTTATATCAAGCCGACAAACAGCTGGATCTCCAACCCCATCGAATCAGCAAGCTCAGTTCTGAAAATGAAGAACTTCTTCTCTACCAAAAGTGATTATATCAATGAGACGACTATTCTGATATGGGTGTGGCCATTTGGCCAGACGTTTGACCTGAAATTTTGCCCAACATTCAACATACATGGGTGCCATCTCACTACTGACCGCACACTGTATAACCGCTCCCATGCCGTGCTCATTCACCACAGAGACATCAGTTGGGATCTGACTAACTTACCTCAGCAACCAAGGCCGTCGTTTCAGAAATGGATCTGGATGAACTTGGAATCGCCAACACACACTCCGCAGAAGGCTGGGATTGAACATCTTTTCAATCTGACACTCACTTATCGCCGTGATTCAGATATTCAAGTGCCTTATGGCTTCATGATGGTCAACACAAACTCCTTTTTGTTTGAAATGCCAAATAAAGAAAGGCTGGTTTGTTGGGTGGTGAGTAACTGGAACCCTGAACATGCAAGGGTCAAATATTACAATGAACTAAGTAAATACCTTGAAATACATACCTATGGGCAAGCATTTGGTGACTATGTGAGCGACAAAAATTTGATCCCAACTATTTCCACTTGCAAGTTTTACCTTTCTTTTGAGAATTCTATCCACAAAGACTATATCACTGAGAAACTTTACAATGCCTTTCTGGCTGGATCAGTGCCAATTGTTCTTGGCCCTCCTAGAGAAAACTATGAGAACTATATCCCAGCTAGTTCTTTCATACATGTGGAGGATTTTCTCTCCCCGAGGGACCTTTCAGAGTATCTTTTGATGCTTGACAAAAATGATAAATTGTATATTAGCTACTTCAACTGGAGGAAAGATTTTTCAGTGCGCCTTCCTCGATTCTGGGAATCACATGCCTGCCTTGCGTGCGACCATGTAAAAAGACACCAGGAATACAAATCCGTTGGTAATTTAGAAAAGTGGTTTTGGAACTAA